Below is a genomic region from Rhododendron vialii isolate Sample 1 chromosome 5a, ASM3025357v1.
CCGGAACTGAAGGAGCATGCTCTGCGGAACGCCGTTCTTACCGAGGTTGTATGTTTTTCAGCCTACTCAAGTCCAACCCATTTGGACCCAAGAGGTTCTAACCATAGAGCACACATATCCAAGGAACTAAATTTTGTAGGTCCTTGGACAGATTCCACTTTTCTTTCTTATTGTCAGATAGTACAAAAAGTAATGAAATAGGTGATTGTTCTTGAATCAATAATCAGGATTTTGGATGAATTGATTTTcatttccaagaaaaaaaagaagagagaaaaatgaaaataatgattagagataAAGGGTTATAAgtggagagtaatgattgaaagtatgagtaataaatattttttgagttagaaattttttttcaaaaaccaaaccaaacaaggcatCAATCATTCACAAAAACCTGATCCGATACAAAGTAACAAGATGCAGGCACACCATCTAACAGCCAAATTGCCCAGAGGAGGGGCTGTAGCTTAATCCAAATCTAAGACAGGTAAAGTTCTCTTTCGCAATTGCGAATTAGAATGCAAATGCAAATATATATACTACGCGGGCCTTGAACTTAAAGCAAGGCATACTAGGAAGCCAAATAGAAGTCAGTGACAACATAAGCCCGGTCTAACATTTATAACCCGGACTATATCAGTCACAACGAAATAGGTATTCTTTCATTTTGTCTGACTAAAACTGGAGCTGAAAGGAGATTACATGTGTGATAAAGAAAAAGGACAGAAAAATTTGCAAACATAAAGTAATGCTATGGACCTTAGGAAGTTGCCAATATGGCACTCTTTGCATCCCTTGCTTTTGCATGATCATTGAAGCATATTCCGGCTTGATTTGAAGGAAGAAAGTAAATGCGAAGCTCTTCATTTGATAGCTTTGAAGGCCTCTGATCTACAAATCCATTGGACTTAAGAACCAAACGATTTTTTCTCCCTAAATTTATTCATCTCTACtcccgagcaaaaaaaaaagtagcaatGTCATTGcaccggatcaaaaaaaaaagtcattgcACCATGTTTGTGCCATTTTGCCAAAATCTCGAATCCAGACCATTAAATTACAAACCCCTCATTTTTCGATGCAAATTAAATGGCTCGGATGATGTGCTAAATTAGAGGATAAATTTGACAACAAAAATGAAGGATGGAGAGAGTTTTGCCGCTCTCGATGCCAAATTTTGGCTGTGGCCCAAGGGTGGACTTGCTCTCGGTAGCAGTccatttcattttcagtttAACATGCTATTAAGAGGTTTTTTCCCACTTTATTCCGCAATCGTTCCTGATTAATCTCTACCTACAGCTGAACTAAACTGTATATTTGTCCCCGGTCCCTACCTCACAAGAACATCACATCCATGAGAATCACATGGTAAAACCTTATTAGGGTTTACGAAAATGTAGTTGAGTCTGATTCTGTTCACAAAATTTACGAATGAATCGGCCTAGGATAAAAATTGATACCCAACATAacaatgattttttattttttatttatgaaggtcaagagggtaatttcacttaCCAACATGACAATGATTTGTAAACATTTCACGATGCTTACATATAATGGGTAGACATTATAGTTTCTCTAATTCTGGGTGAAAGCAAACTTCAGAAAGTTTGCTAAAGttgtcattttctcacaatgcTCGAAGAAGTTATAGAGGTATATTTCCAGACAATTCAGGGATTTTTTGCAGAACCAAGtttcatatgggaaaatgacACCATTTGAATTATCTAGACCAACAAATAAATACATTTTCCCATCCAGAGTTTCAACGAAGACAGGTTAACAATCCAATTAAAAACATCACATCCAGCAGTTTGGATTGGTAAATAAAACATAAGAGTACTTATTCACAATCAAAAACCAAGGAAAAAAACCAAGGCCTCAACCTTTAATTACCTAATTCTAAAAAGGAAATCAACTACACTACAAAAATAGACTAtgacctttctttttctttttttggttggaCGGTCAGGGGTGTCTCGCCTGTCCGGACTAGCTTAGGTGCAACTTGACTATTCCCCTCCCTGGTTCGGTCAAGGGCAAGACATCCACACCGGGACTAGAGGATTCACAAGAGACCCCAAGAAGTTGCCAAGTTTGGAGCTCATGTCTATTGCCACTTGAGCTCCCTTGAGGTTGACCTTTCTTTAATATATACACGCCCAGAACACAACAAAAACAGTAGTAAGACGTTTCTCTAATAGGTTTAAGATCTCTTTTGATTTCTTAAGTTACCATATCTTCGGGAAACCCCTGCATCAGATAGGGTATCCCACACCTGCAAATAAAGGCAAAAGCAACTCGTCACTTATGTTGCATGGGgcttccacacacacacacagatgcAAAACCATGAAGCACAAAATGTTACTCACTTCCAGTGTTCCCTTGGAGCCTCCTATGGCCAGCAAAAAGGGGCTATCCTCTGAGAAGGAAATGGAATACACATCTCCCTGACAACAATATGAACAGGATGGATAAAGCACCTCAGATGTTCTACCAAACATGAAGAATCTTTATTACGTCGCAGTTGTAcatttaaagcaaaaaaaaaaactacatacgGCTCTCGGATTGTAAGATGAAACCCATGATGGCTGCTTGTTTGACAAATCCCAGAGTTTAACCTGCAACAATCAAGAGTAGTCAGTGAAGAAACCACAAATCATACAAATTTGAGGATATGGAGGCCAACTGAAATGTATAGGTGAAAAGATTACCATTCTATCAGTGGATCCCGTTGCAAGAAGCTATGACAATCAGTAGGACAAAGAGTTACAACAGCAATACAGTTAAGTCGAGCATTAAAGACATATCtatagagagaggagagatgtGTACATTTGGCACCAAAGGATTATAGGAGATTGTGCAAACTTCTTTATCATGTGCATGGAGGGTGAAACTGGGCTTCGAATCCGAAGATTGATCAGACTTAGCAGCTCTGATATCAAAACCACTAACTGTACCATTTTCAAGACTGACCTAAAACACAATTTGATGGTGACATTTTGTTATAAGAGGActccaaaaaaaacacaccacaGAGAGCCTGCCACTGCAATACAAAAAACCTTGTGCCATGCATTGGGGACAAGAAGTTGAACATAGTTTGAGAAAGATAGAGGATAAACATACCACAAATGAATGCTCAGTGTGTGGATCCCAAGCCATGCTTTCAACATCAGCTGAAACAGACCACTTGAATCCTGTATGAGATGGTATCCTTCCATCCTTCTGCAGTAATAAACACGAATCTAATCAAAATAGTGCCAAGGTAATATAGATTACAATGATAGTTCCAATTCATAGATCaataggggtgtcaaatgggtgAATTTGGGCCAAATTGGGTACGTTGTAAcagggttgggtctttaatgggtcattgacccatttagaaccCATTAGTTATGACTTATgagcctaagagcatctccaatccttacCCATTTTGTCACCCAAATTTGGGAAGACTCAAACCCATACCTATTTTTTCAAACCTTATTttcactcattaattacaaTTGTGCCACTCATTAATCACAGGTGTGCCATTCTGTAATAGATTTGGgttaaaaaaatgtgtttagCATTTGAGATGCCTTACCCAAATCAAGCTTACAACCCAAATCTCTCCCCAAATTTGGGTGAAAAAAGGGTAAGGATTGGATGTGCTCTTCTTAACCATACCCAACCCGGCCCATTTAgaacccattaattatgagccTAATTACTCATATCCAACCCGACCCGCTCATTAacccaattatatatatatgtgtgtgtgtattaaaattttaaaatgactaaaatactcATGTACGCTGAAATGACCCTATTACCCCTATACATAAAATTTTGGATGTAAACTTTTAGAAGCTCAACTTTCTCCCACACAGAAGAAACCAGACCtagaaaaaaaactcaaaatgcTTTTTCTCCTCCTCAAGCCTCTCCAAGAGGAGACCCTCCATCAACTTCTGCTGATCATTGAGCCTTTCCTCTCACAATTCAGCCTCTTCAATACACTCCTCGGCAGACCTTCGAATCTCGTCGGGTTGCTTCTTTGATTTCAACAACTTAGTATGAACTTCAAGAAAGGAACGAAATTCCTTCTCCTTACCTACGAGTTCGTCCTCCCGCGACTTGATCGATTTCCTAACCAAATCAAGCTCTTGGTTGTCTCTTTCACTGATTCTCGAAGCGATTCCAAGTTCTTCTTTCTGCAGTGGAGTTCATTGATGCATTCACCAAAGCAGTTGTCGGTTGAGTCCAATTGCTCGTCGAAATCCTTCCATTCGAGCGCCAATATCAAGGAGACCCACTAATGGGTTATGTTCATGTTGTTGGGTCACCATTAgtaaatgggttagatgggttgggactcattctaacccaactaataaatgggttgggttgggtctatttttcaATGGATGGGTGTGGATTTATTAATGGGTTTctgttcaatttgccacccctattTAAGATTTTATTGATAACTACCATAAGCACCCACAATGCTATTACAATGCAACACAATAGATGAACGCAAGTTATCAATATCAATATCCATTAAAAAATCAGATTACCAGGACCACTGTATGATCGAAGGATCCACTAAGTAAAACTTGCGGCACGTGATGATTCCATGCAACGGCTTGAACCTGAAACCAAATTATAGGAAGGTGAATGCACTTTTACTTCTTTATTTGATAGGTTGAGCAAGGTGCCACAAACACATATAATTAATCTAGTCAAAACGGAAAAGAAAAATTCACTTATGATTTATTGTACAAACACTAGTGTTGAGTGAATGTGTATAGAAACATTTGTTCATAAGCATGAGATAAGACACAATAGGAGGACTAAGAAGATGCATACATTTATCATGTATTCTACATTATATAAGGGAAATAAAACACATAGGGAGATTAAGGTGCAACACTTGCCTTGTCTGCATGGTGCGCCATGGTAATATCGCATTTTCCAGTCGCCACATCCCAAATCTTGACTAGTTTGTCTGCACTAGCACTAGCAAGTATATTCCTGTACATGGATTGTAGTTCATAACAAATGACTTGTGCTGAAGTTTAGCACCAATATACCACttaacaaatcaaacaaaagagaGGAAACCTCCCCAGACCTGTACTCCTTGTTCCAAGCAAGACCAAGCACTGCAGCAGTGTGGCTGTCCTCCTTGTACTTGATTGATTTCTAACACAAAGAGATTACCCATAATAAGCAGTAGCAGAAGAAAGTGGAATCATTGTGATGCAGATCACAAGGAGGCCGACAAATTGCTTCGTTTCAAATAGAACCACTTCTACCCCATTGGGTTGATGTAATCACCAATTTACACTTACAAAAGATCTTATTTACAGTCACTGAGGCGGGGTATTCATTTGGTGTGATGTAAATTTTATAGTGATCACAGAATTCTGGGTATTTTCCTAATTTCAAACGGAGGTCGTGAGTTGTCATGGGGGTCAATGTATGCAACTTGTTCACATATATGCACAATGTTACTTTGACAACAACATCCTGATAAGCCCTCAatagcagtgttctaaaagtcgctcggcgttcgtcgctcggtcgaccaccttcgagcttcgagacctattaatcgccgattaatcggcttgtagcaattagtcgggttttcatttatttatatataaatatatactccccaatgacaactcttataaaaaattgaacattcatctatcaatccatcaacatcaattgtttttcaaatatgacatagaaatctcttctttacagaaaactgttaacatgattataaCACCAGCTGGTACTGGGTATGGGCCGTTCATTTATTAGTCACTTACcaattataataactttatttatatacaccaaACAGTACTACACTTCGttttaagatttaataaaaaatattactacactttGTTTCTAGAATCACTAACGTGTCACAAACTAATGTTCGAGGTCGGTAAAGACGTGGAATGAGAGGAGATCttgaatttgagagagagagagagagagagaggcgatagGCGGCTCGGAGATCTCGTGTTTTAGGATTTCACAAAGATAGACAGGTGATTCCGAGATCGATCAATCGATGACTGGGtgttgaacaagccctaaaaaCTGTGATTCGAAGCCCTTAAACTGGTATGAGTATATAACAGTTACAccctttgatttttcaaaattataaattttaccCTATTAATCACCAAATAGCCgactaatcgcccattaaccAATTAATCGACTAATTGTCGCTAGACGCTGACCGACTAATCGCCGGTTAATCGCCGACTAACTCTGATTAACCTCCCGACCTACTAATTCAATCGACTAGGCATTAATCTAATCGGTTAGGCCAAATTTCCGATTAATCGGCTATTAATCGGTgattaaatccttcttttagaacactgctcaatagtgtaaataaaggGCTTATCTCTCTCGTTTTTGTCATACTCGCGCACAATTTGCTTTATTTGAATGATCGGAGTTGGTGATTTTGACCTTTACAGGTTAACTGTAAGAATAAGGCATCAATCCATAGGGTATCCAAGGCCCCGAGGCCACATAGTACCCTGCGGCCAAGCCCGAAATGTCataaaaagaagatttgaaGCATACTCGGGATGCCCAAGGGTCAGGGAAGTGAGAGATACGAGGATTTTACCAAAACAAATTATTtctgatccaaaccacttgggttagaaagtagactcaacaagctttccaatggtCTAAAGAACACGCAAATCTGAGTTCGGAGTGTCCGGAATGAGCCcgcaaagttttttttttcgaggcaaaaagaaagttttattaactcataacacgaaGTACAGAGCTAATAGGATTACGAATACACCAGCCTGACCATCCATGACCCTCTTCTCCTAACCACGCGGAGGATACTGATTTAGGCCCAACAGGCTAAGCCCAAACTAGGAGGAAAAAACCCAAACGACTGATAAGGAACCAACCCAACTCCCATTGGGACAACGCCAAAAACACCTATCGGGGCAAGCCCATAACACCTATTGGGCCAAGCCCAGCACCTAAAAACAGCAAAccctaacaacaccaaaaccctaaaacctcCGAAAGAAACCTAAAGCAAACAGCAAGGGGCCGCCGCCATCGATCCACCACGCAAAGTTGTGCAAGAAGAGTAGAAGAAGAGCCTGCAGAATCCAGCAAGCAGTGGTATCGATATCCCAAATCATGGGTATCAATACCCAAGCCATTCCAGAGCCAAACAACACTTATCAATACCCCAACACTTGGGTATGATACCCAAGCCACTTCGCGAACATTTCGGTGGCAATTTTGTAATTAACTTATTAAGGGGGTATACATACCATCCTTGATCCGTTTTTAGGGCGTCCTTCATTTTAGCACTTCTCCCTCTAcctccctcttctcttctctagctctctttctctcttcaaaggTCTTCAATGGAGGAGGATTGCTAAGGTTTTGGGATAGATTTCCTTCATTAATGTTATAAGTATTCACGTTCTTTATATAAATCTAACTTTTATTTCCGTTTTTCTCCATGTTTTgcattctctcttcttctccattgAAGTGTTCTTCGTCCATGGAGGAGTAAACTCAAGGCTTGGTCATAGGGTGATTTATACCCCATGACTTTggtagtttaatggcttctcTCTATTTTGTGCTTAATCTAtgtttgtgaatggattaagttcTTACCTATTTGATCCAAAGCTAGGGTTAAATCTTTGCTTATGTGTAGGAAATAAACCTTGGCACACATAATACTTAGATCCATGTCACTCtatgtgtttgataaaatgcctcaaagaacttgttgagctctaatctttggtctaaaACTAGagatgttaacttctttgattgggTTTAGTCTATAGACAAGTCTCTTGGCACACCCAATGCTTGGAACCATGGCTCTTTGTGTGTTCGATAAAATGCCTAAACGAGTTTTCATCCATTTCAAACCTCTTGTTATGAGTTAAACTAgattttcatggttaaatcttccgagtgagatcaaatgattgtgactctcacttgagttatcaaagagaagGATTAAACGGCCTAAGGTACGGGTGGATAATCCCCTAAACCTTGCCGCATTTAATTTTAGTTCAAACTTCATTTTCTAGTCTAAATTAGGAGGTAAAGAGAGAATTCCACCCAAATCAACTCTAAAGGTCGCCCGTCCTAACGGCCAACAACCCCTTTGTAAAACAAACCTCCGGCCAAGCTACATTGGCTCCCTAtggattcgacctcggacttccaagtttattatgctacaactgacctagccctacgcttggggcgctcTTTACTACAACACACAATTAGGTCGCAAGCACATCCACAAAAAGGCCATGAGCAAGATTGTAGAATATCTTAAGTAGCCTAAATTTAAAATGGGAGAAACGGAGAATAAATTCACCATGTCACCTTCTTTCCATCTATCTTCTTCATCGTCTTCTTTTCAACAATACCACCTAACACCACTGATGGTTGGACTTCATCCATCTGATAACAGCGACAATGATAGAAGTATTACGGCTAGTATACACTATAAGTTGGCACTACATTCTACAAAGATCGAGGTCCATAAATCACATACAATGTCCAAGTCCCATATTTCAATGGATGGTTCCATTGAACCTACAGCTATGAAGTTACCTgccaaaaggaagaaaaacatTTAAAGACAATACACAGGGAAACATAGAAATAATGACCAATAAAGTTCCAAAAAGAAGGGCGACCTGGGTGCAGCAGAGGATCCAATGTAGGCACAAGAGGGTCACATGACCCTTCTGAAATAATCgggatttttttgtgtgtaaatCAAAATAGGAAGTAATATGTATTAAACTACCCCAAGTAGGGTAGGATGGACGCCTAGTGCAAGTGGTAAGGTCTTCGGCTTTCCACTTAAGTGGTCACGAGTTAGAAACTCGGTAACCCCCTTCAATTATTTCTCTTTACAGTAATGATGatacacacacagcaaaaatacacagattttgtgcacaatTCCGTTGTGGGCAAGGACGGAGCCAACATGTGAAAGGCCCACCCCCCCCCGGGATTTTATCCCCTACACTTTTTTTTGGAGTACACCTACTTAAAAAATGTtagagaaattgaaaattttgggtatAGGGCTTATTGTTTACTTTGTTTTCACGTACTTTCAACCAAATCAATGGACCACTTAAAAAATTGAATGCTTGTTTCAAACGGCAAATAGCAAATTGCtagtatttttttatcttttgtgcTTATGTTTTTTATCTTTTGAACGGGATTCCTAACTCCACCAGCTGACGCCAggggcccactatgggtcccacacaaacaatctgagccgttcattaaatataaaacaagATT
It encodes:
- the LOC131325542 gene encoding uncharacterized WD repeat-containing protein C17D11.16-like, with amino-acid sequence MIAAISWVPKGVSKSVPDVADPPSKEDIEEILKSNLEKSEESENEEQDEGMDAKAAKKGEEVTQALAAADALGKASKSTSSSSNFEDITDGLQELNMEDYDDEDDGIDIFGAGIGGTYYPSNDMDPYLQGQADYDSEELEDVIIKAEDAVLICACTEDEVSHLEVWIYEDLAGGDLNMYVHHDIIIPAFPLCLAWLNCPIKGGEKGNFIAVGSMEPSIEIWDLDIMDEVQPSVVLGGIVEKKTMKKIDGKKKSIKYKEDSHTAAVLGLAWNKEYRNILASASADKLVKIWDVATGKCDITMAHHADKVQAVAWNHHVPQVLLSGSFDHTVVLKDGRIPSHTGFKWSVSADVESMAWDPHTEHSFVVSLENGTVSGFDIRAAKSDQSSDSKPSFTLHAHDKEVCTISYNPLVPNLLATGSTDRMVKLWDLSNKQPSWVSSYNPRAGDVYSISFSEDSPFLLAIGGSKGTLEVWDTLSDAGVSRRYGNLRNQKRS